The Klebsiella aerogenes KCTC 2190 region GAAGATCTCTATTACCGCTACTTCAGCGAGATCAACGAATTCACCCATGACGACTTAGCCAATATGACGCAGATCGACTACGATCGTGAAATGGCCTTTGTTGCGGTTCGCGCCACGGAGCAAGGAAGCGAGATCCTCGGCGTGACCAGAGCAATTTCCGATCCTGATAATATTGATGCCGAGTTTGCCGTGCTGGTGCGTTCTGACCTGAAAGGTTTAGGCCTTGGCCGACAGCTTCTTGAAAAACTGATCGCCTATACGCAGAGCCATGGATTACAGCGCTTAAATGGCATCACCATGCCAAATAACCGCGGCATGATAGGCCTTGCCAGAAAGCTTGGTTTTGCAGTGGATATCCAGTTAGAAGACGGAATAGTGAGCCTGTCTCTTGCGCTGAATACGTTACATTCGGTGACAAGCGACAGCAATTAATGACCACATTCGCGGGTAGTAATGGTATTATTGCCCGCTTACGTCATCTGCATGGTACAGAAGACCCTTCAATAAACAGAGAAGAAACGCACTGTGATGTTGTCAAAATTTAAGCGTAATAAACATCAACAACACCTTGCCCAACTCCCTAAGCTCTCTCAGTCAGTTGATGATATCGAGTTCTTTTACGCGCCGGCTGATTTCCGCCAGGCGCTACTGGCAAAGATAGCCCACGCCACCCAGCGTATTTGCATTATTGCGCTCTATCTTGAGCAAGATGATGGCGGAAAAGGAATACTGCAAGCCCTGTATGACGCTAAACGCCAGCGTCCAGAACTGGATGTGCGCGTGCTGGTTGACTGGCATCGCGCCCAGCGTGGCCGTATCGGCGCGGCAGCCTCCAATACCAATGCCGATTGGTACTGTCGCATGGCCCAGGAAAACCCAGGGATTGATATCCCGGTGTATGGCGTCCCGGTCAATACCCGGGAAGCGCTCGGCGTGCTCCATTTTAAAGGCTTCATCATCGATGACAGCGTTATTTATAGCGGCGCCAGCCTGAACGATGTGTACCTGCATCAGCATGATAAATATCGCTACGATCGCTATCAGTGCATCCGCAACGGCAAGATGGCCGACGTGATGTTCGACTGGGTCGAGCAGAATCTGGTACAGGGTCGCGGCGTGAATCGACTCGATCGCCCGGATCGACCAAAAAGCCCGGAAATCAAAAATGATATTCGCCAGTATCGCCAGGATCTGCGCGAAAGCGGCTATCACTTCACCGGCAATGCCGATGAAGATCAACTGTCAGTCACACCGCTGGTCGGGCTCGGTAAATCGAGCCTGCTCAACAAGACTATCTTCCACCTGATGCCGTGTGCGGAACATAAGCTGACCATCTGCACCCCGTATTTCAACCTGCCCGCCGTACTGGTCAGAAATATTATTTCTCTGCTACGCAGCGGAAAAAAAGTGGAAATCATCGTCGGCGACAAGACCGCGAACGACTTCTATATCCCGGAAGATCAGCCGTTTAAAATCATCGGCGCATT contains the following coding sequences:
- the pssA gene encoding CDP-diacylglycerol--serine O-phosphatidyltransferase — encoded protein: MLSKFKRNKHQQHLAQLPKLSQSVDDIEFFYAPADFRQALLAKIAHATQRICIIALYLEQDDGGKGILQALYDAKRQRPELDVRVLVDWHRAQRGRIGAAASNTNADWYCRMAQENPGIDIPVYGVPVNTREALGVLHFKGFIIDDSVIYSGASLNDVYLHQHDKYRYDRYQCIRNGKMADVMFDWVEQNLVQGRGVNRLDRPDRPKSPEIKNDIRQYRQDLRESGYHFTGNADEDQLSVTPLVGLGKSSLLNKTIFHLMPCAEHKLTICTPYFNLPAVLVRNIISLLRSGKKVEIIVGDKTANDFYIPEDQPFKIIGALPYLYEINLRRFLSRLQYYVNTDQLIVRLWKDDDNSYHLKGMWVDNEWMLLTGNNLNPRAWRLDLENAVLIHDPKHQLREMREKELQLIRTHTTVVKHYRDLQSIADYPVKVKKLIRRLRRIRIDRLISRIL